In Vulpes lagopus strain Blue_001 chromosome 20, ASM1834538v1, whole genome shotgun sequence, the DNA window CTGGAAAGGTGCCCCCCAGCATGACCGCACAGTGCTCAGGGCGCCGGCCAGCTGGTATGGACCTGTCCCCGTGGTGAAACGATCCCTGGCAACCTACCCGACAGCGCAGTGACTAACAGGACGTCTGAAGCGGGAGCAAAGAGGGTCGGGTCAGAGCGACAACACAGAGATTTGGCATAATTCTTCCAGACGCAAGTGGTTAAACCTCGATGGTTCCTGGGGGACGCAAACCCCGGGCTTCCCAGCCCTAGCCCGCTCGGGACCGGACGCCCTGAGCCAGGAGAGCTGCCGGGAGCCGCGGCCCCCGAGTTACAGATTTCTGTGATTGTTTTGTTACTTTTGGGAAGCACGACCAGCACATTTTCACAATTAAGACCAGTGGCTGCTGGACACTCATGAAAGCAAAAAAGACCAAGTTTCATTCACAGCTCTAAGGCAGACGCTACGTGTTCACAGGACGACGAGGGCGACAGCACAcgccgggcggggggggcggcgcCCGGGCCTCACAGCACCGTGGCCTGGACCACGATCTCCGGGTTCTCGATGTCCTTTTTGCTCTGGACTATCCTGAGCTCCAGCTGCGCCGGGCTGGGCTTCAGCCCTCCTGCTGCCTGGGCTGCAGGACAAAGCATCAGTGATGGGGACGGAGCAGCGGAGACCCCGAGTGtccgcccccggcccctcccgcccGCCAGCCCCGGTCGCCCATGTCACCTCTGGAGTCCCCACCCCGACACCAGGGCCAGTGGAGGTGGCAGGAGCCTCGGGGACCTGCTGCCAGCACTACAGGGGGGCAGGCGCcatctcccccgccccctccccgcactCAGTGCCAGCCGCCTCGCGTGCCCGGGCCTGGCCGGCAGGTACCTTTGGCACACTTGATGGTCCGCTGCAGAACGTGATGCATAGCAGACACGGTCTTCTCACAGGCCACCTGCGGGGCGATACACACGGCTGTGACGCCCGCAGCCTGGATGGGGTTTCCGGCGTCTGCGAGCGCGGTGTCCACCCTGAGGCGCCAGGGCCCTGGCTCTACCAGCACGTACCCCCACGCCCCCCGGGACAGCTCGCCACAAAGGTCCCGGGGCGTCGGGCCGATGCCTGCGTACGGCAGTTAACGGGCCCCCTCTGGCCCCCGTACTCCGGGGAAGGAAGGGCCGGCCCGTGGTGTCTGGTACGGAGTCGGTGCTTAGGAAGTGTTTCTGGAATGAAGCATCTACACGGAAAAGAGCTCCTACCCCGCAGTCGGCCAAGGTCCTTGTTGGCGTCTCACAGTCAAAGACTCGGGGCTCAGCGGGAGCTGGAGCAGCGCACGGAACCCCCTCCCGCCCAGCTCCATGACGCAGGGCCctacgggagcccgacgtggcctCGAGCGGCCCAGCAGCAGGCCCCCCGCAGGGCACCAGCGGCCAAGGTGCCCGGTACCAGATGACACGGGGGCCGCCAACCAAGGCAGCAGGTGTGTGGTCACCCGCGGCCCGACCCTGAGCCTCGCAGGCAGGAGGGGCCGGGCCTGGGCAAGCCTGCCTTTCACAAGGGCACTGAGTGACAGGGAGGGCATGTGCCTGCCCCCCGGGGGGACGGGGCCCTTACGGTGGCTTTAGGGGGACCGGCTTCCAGAGCCCCCCTGCGAGGTCCTCCTACCCTGATGGACACAGCCCAGGTGGAGGCTGGCTGCTGTCTCCTAACCGCCCCTCACTCCAGCCCGGGGCCGCCGGCCTCCTCCCCACCACGGTACCCAGAGGGCCAGTGGCCGGGACAGCCTGGCGGTGCAGGAGGCGGCCAGGGGACGCGGTGGTGGCTGCTGCGCTCCACCAGAGGCACAGGGAACCCTGACACCCCGGATCGGTAGCAACTGCCCCCTCACCCAGCAGCGTCCACACAAAACGTCTACATGCTACATGTGTGAACATTTACACAcaaaggggcagggggaggggggcagatggACACACGGACAGCGCCCAGCATGAGCCTCTCTGCAAGTGTGACTTCGGAGCCCTGTCCCTCACGCCCCCGGGGCTCCAGCCTCTGAGTCTATCGAGTCACTGGGGCGATGACACTTTAGGGCCAACGTCTACTGGGTTGCTCTCCAGGGAGATGCTCCCGGCTACAGACTCACTGAGGCTGCAACGGCCCCTCCTGGGGCTCGGCTAACGCCCCCGACCTCGCCTGGACGTGCTGCATGTCATGGGCCTCGACACGGTGGTCACGGTGGGCCTCGACACGGCCAACCCCAGCACGGCACACGCAGTCCTCCCATCTAAGCCTCAGTGGCCCCCAGACCGTCCCCgatgggggcagggtggagggagctCGTCCTGCTGACCTTGAGGTTGTTGGGGTGTTTGTGCGTCCACGCCAGGAGCATGGCGGCGAAGAGGTCCCCGGTGCCCACGAAGACCGCGTCCACCTTGTGCATCTCCATGCGGATGCGTTCCGTCACCACAGAGCCATCGGGGTTCCCTGGAAGACAGCACGGCCGACGGCCCCTGAGACTCGGGCTCGGCAGACGACCGCCTGTCCCCCTCCCTACTCCTCCCTGCccgggggtggcggggagggccAGTGTTGCCCACCAGGGGCTCGCGGGACAGATGCGCCATCCCCAGGAAGAACGGGGACACAAGCCCTAGCGGGGTGGCCAGGGGCAGGGAGCACGGCGCAGCGGCACACACCAGGGCGTGTGATGGGACGCGGATGGCGCCCCCTGGCCGTGGGGACCGTGAACTGATGAAATGGGGGTGTGTGCGTGGGGGTGCAGGGCGAGCTCTCCACGGACACAGAGGGAGTGCTGACCAGGCTGCGTGCCCCCTGCGGCGGTGGGCGTGACCCCGGCCTCGTGTGTCGTTCGGACCGAAAACGCCAACCTGGGCGGTATTTACACGATTAACAAGGGGCGCACGAGGCCCCACGGGCCCTCCTGCTCCGTGGGAGGGGGGGTGTGTGCACACCCGGTTTCTCGGGTCCTGGGCTCAGCCAGGCCGTCCATGTGCCCCTGAGCCCGTGAGATGGACGCTGGCCCTGAGAGCGGCTCGGCGAGCGTGGGGAGCTCCTCTGCACCCCAACTCACAGGAACCCCTGGATTCTGTTCCCATGTGATCGTTCAGGGGGAGACAGGCGTTCAGGATGCTGACCACCTGAGTGGGGCAGGGATCTCTTCTTTATCGTATTGAACCCAAAGCCCGAGGCCTCAAGGGACGGGCTGCAGCGGCAGGGGGAGCCCAGGCCCGCAGGACTCACGAGTTCTCTGGCTCCCCAGTGCGATCAGGTAGTCACTGCCCCTCGAGGAGGGCAGGTCGGAGCTGGTGATGACCACCGTGTCGGGGCCCATGGCGTGCAGCACGTCCATCACCTGCCGGAGCACGGGGAGCACGTCAGCCACGGCTTGGCCACCTGTGCCAGGGCCCCCAGCGCCCCAAGCAGCCAGGCACGACCGGCACTTGCACCACGAACGCCCTGTAACGGGGGTTGGGCTTCGTGGGGTGGAGACCGGAGGCGGAGGACACGAGCACCCAGTCCGTGCGTGCGGAGTGCCGCTCGTCAGGTTAGAGCCACCAGGCCGAGTCCCTGTGCCTGAAGCCCGAAGCCATGCACCTGCGGACCCCACACCCTGCTGTACTCACActgcggggcggggtggggggcaagcGGCCCTGGACGCCCGACCCGGCTCATCTGGCTCCAGGGCAGCAAAACCACTCAGCCCATCAAGCCGTGGCTCCCCCGGGGCAGCCGCTCAGGGAAGCCACTCATGTGCCCATTTATTCTTTCAGCGAAGCTCCTGCTGTGTGCCCGGTGAcacgctggggggggggggggggttggaggggTGTAGGTGCACCAGTCCCCCCGTCAGCTGTCCTCCCAGAACACATGCCTGGGTAAGTGCTCAGCCAGATGGGCGTGCTCGGCTCAGGGAAGGGGGCTCGTCTCCAGGAGGAGGTGGCTTCATGGTCCTCCGTGGGGGCAGCACCCGGGAAGCCACTCAGGTCGCCCGCCCTGCTGGGGGTCACTCTGGGCCCCGGGAAGGGCTCCCATGCTGACCCTGAAGTGGGTGCCTGCATCTGGCTTTCTGGTCCTGGGGCCAGCGTGATCCCAAGCCAGGTCCCCTGGCCCAGAAGGCTCCCCCAAGTCACCCCGTGTGGCTGCACCACTAGGCTCAGCCTAGGGCCTACGAGCAGGGAGGAAATGGGCCAGAGGGTCACACGGCAGTGACCACTAAGCGGCTTTTCCTTCACAGTTGGAAGAGGGCCTGTCCTTGAGCAAAAGCCTCAGACCAGGGCTTGTGATCACACTGGCGGGCACGACTGCTCCGGAGCCCAGCACGGGCTGCGGGTGGTCACACACGTGGGGCGTGCCACCCACCCAGCgccaccctgtgccaggcaccacgCAGGACCTTCCTCTAATTCTCAGAGCCTGTGGGTGCGTcacggggtggggagggtcacCTGACTCGCAGGCCCCAAGGCGCTGGGCCAGCTCCGAGCGGAGGGGTGGACGCCTCTGTAACCTTGCACCGCGAGCCCGCTGCACGCTGGGGAAACAGAGCTCCACAGCCCCTCGGGCCTGCTATGGCCGTGATGGGACCTGCTACTCGGATCTGTTTCCCGGGCGATGAAGAGAGGGCACCCCTCTGAGGCCCAGCCACAGACGGAGCGAGGGCCCTGGTGTGCCGCTTGGACACACGGCCCAGGAACCCCATAGAAGGCTAAACGACTGACCAGCAACAAGCTCCTCGGCAGAAAGGTGAAAAGATCCTCAAAGAAGAAACCTTGCCTGCCTCGGTGCCAGCCAGTTCCCCCGTCAGCCGTCCCTGAGAGTCCCGGGTGCACCAGTCCCCCCCGTCAGCCATCCCTGAGGGTCCTGGGTGCACCGGTCCCCCACCATCAGCCGTCCCTGAGGGTCTCAGGTGCACCAGTCCCCCCCGTCAGCCGTCCCTGAGGGTCCCGGGTGAACCCAGCCGGCCCCCAAAGGTGCACGCCAACTCGCTGTAGTCAGCCCCTCACACATGCACGCAGACACCTGCACACGTGCGCCCTGACACGCTCAACACCCCACATATGTGCACATGCAGGTTAAGACAAGGTCACCGGCCGGGGCCTGTATCCCATCTGCCTGGCATCCTTAGTAAGAGACGAGAACACAGAGGCACAGGGGACGCCCCTGGCAAGCAGAGGCCGAGCCTGGCGATGGGTCtacaaacccaggaccccagaggcCGGGAGACAGTGAGGGACGGGTTCCTCCCTACAGGTGTAGACAGAGAACGGTCCCCCCAACGCCCTGATCTTGGGCTCCTGGCCCCAGGACCAGAGAATCAGTGCTGTCCCTGGCCCCCTGCTCTGTGGCACTGCCACGGCCGCCCCAGGACGCCCCCCCGGCTCCCCTGACCAGGCAGCAGGTGAACCTGCACCCAGACGAGCACGAGGGCTGCAGGCGCCCGACGAGGTGCCCATGGGGGCTCACGACACGTCCTCAGGTCCTGGCAGCTGGGAGCCAGGACGCGGGAGCTCCCACCCCCGGGGTGTGTGGCTGTGCCCTCTCCGCCGTGCGCGGGGCCACGTGTCCCATGCCAGGCCTCGGGGGGGTCTTACCACTAATGCTTCTTCTTCACTGTGGATCTTCCTGCCACTCAATAACCTGGAAGACAGGTGAGCACAGGTGAGACCTTGCTTCTCTGCGTCCTGCTGGAAACGCCCCCAAAGCCACGGTGGCACCGGTGACCTCCTCCCATCCCCGCAGGAACCCCGCATCTGTGGCCATCACAGACCCAGTGGCCACCATGACGTGCGTAAAGACGAGTGGAGAGTAAAACGTAACGACGGCAAGGAGCACGGGGCCCCGCGTCGTGGCCAGTGAGAGTGACCAACATCCACGGACACTGGAAACGCAGACTGGAAACGGTTAACATCACTCCCCGAGGGCTCGCGGTCCCCCAGGACGGACGGGCTGGGTCAGGGAGCCCCAGGTCCACACCTCAGGGCGCAGACGACCCGCCTGGACGCTCAGTGCCACTCCCCCACCCCGGCACCGGTTCTTCATCAGACGCGGCCCCTGCCCGGCTCCCTTTAACCTCATGCGAGGATTTGGGACGTGGTGTCGGGAGCTCCACCCGGggcctgcgccccccgcccctgcctcaGTGCGCCCCCCGCGTGTCCCCCAGCTCTTGCCGTCTAGGAAGATGCACGATCACAGGACGGGGGCCAGGGCCCCCCGGTGCCTAGTTCCTGCCCCCACCTGAGACGGGGCCTCCCGAGAAGGAACCCCACGGCCCCGCCTGACCGGCAGGCATCTAAAAGCCCAACTGGGTTCAAGTCACTTACTCAGCCTCAAACTGGTTGGGGGTTATGATGTCCGCCACGGGCACGACCTTCTCCTTGTAGACGGGAAGGAGGTCCTCCGGAACGTACTGAGGGCGACAAGGGGCGCGGGCTGAGGCGCACGCGGGAGGCCACGGGAGCCGTGTGGCCCAGGCTGCGGGCCCGAGACCAGGGCTGACCCCGCCAGCGGCCCAGTCCGGCTCGGAGGGCGCAGGGTGACCCTCGGGGGCGGGTTTCCGCCTTCCCCACGGGCTGGCACCCCCGCTGTCCGCCCCGCCAGGGTCGCGATGCTCCGGCCGCCTGCCCTCACGTGCTTGGGGCAGAGCCAACCGAACAGCAGCCGCGGCGCTGTGGGACACCCAGAAACCACAGAAAACTCCTATTTCAGTGTCCACATGTAGAATTCTATTAGGCAACAGCCACGTCTGTTCGTTTGTGGAGTGTGGctactttttttctgaaagatttttttttttttaagtaatctctgcgtccaacgtggggctggagCACATGACCCCGAGGTCAAGAGCCGCCCGCTGCTCCAGGGCCTGAGCCGGCCGCGCCCGGCACTGCTCTTTGATGCAGCGGGACATGGGGCCCCGGGGGGGTGGGGTCcggcccagccctgctccccgGCACGGCTGACACGCGGCGTGCGCAGCGTCCTGCGTGGAGTCACTAACCATGGAGCCTTCGCCATTCCACTTGTCGCCCATCACCGGGTCGCACACTGCGGAGACACAAAGCACAGCTACCAGCACCCGCCGCGCCCGCGGGAGGGCGGCCCTGCCCAACCTCCGGCTGCGAACCGCCTCCGCCCCCGCTGCCCGGCGGCTGTCGTCCTAGACGACCGAGGGCTCTGATTTCTATCTGACCATCGGTTGCACCTGTCGCGGGACAGTGACACAGGCCAGCAGCCCGTGCGCTCGTCCTGGCGGCAGGACCTGCTGTGGCCTCAGTGTCGTCTGCCCCACACAAGCACGTTCCCCTCGGGCCGCGGGCCGCAGTGTGGGCAAAGCCACCGGCCTTGCGGGCGCTCCC includes these proteins:
- the PDXK gene encoding pyridoxal kinase, translated to MEAECRVLSIQSHVVRGYVGNRAATFPLQVLGFEIDALNSVQFSNHTGYAHWKGQVLNSDELHELYEGLKLNNVNKYDYVLTGYTRDKSFLASVVDIVRELKQQNSKLVYVCDPVMGDKWNGEGSMYVPEDLLPVYKEKVVPVADIITPNQFEAELLSGRKIHSEEEALVVMDVLHAMGPDTVVITSSDLPSSRGSDYLIALGSQRTRNPDGSVVTERIRMEMHKVDAVFVGTGDLFAAMLLAWTHKHPNNLKVACEKTVSAMHHVLQRTIKCAKAQAAGGLKPSPAQLELRIVQSKKDIENPEIVVQATVL